The sequence below is a genomic window from Telopea speciosissima isolate NSW1024214 ecotype Mountain lineage unplaced genomic scaffold, Tspe_v1 Tspe_v1.0033, whole genome shotgun sequence.
ACTATGAGGACACTAGGACGTTTGTGTTTATTTAAGAGTATCTGAAGACTATAAGATTGAAGGATAATCTCTTGATGGCACCAGTGATCATTACCACGAAGCTGATTGATTGTTCATTGTCTTCCTTTTCCAATCTTATATTAGTGATGTAGGAGAACCTATTAGAAGTTCCctttttgttggattttttcCCCTGGCACTCTGGCAGACGAGAAGCCTTTTTGGTGGCAATCTGTTAATATAATGGGATTTGAATGGAGAGAAACCATAAAAATGAAGAAGGTAATTAAATAAACTGGGCATCTTACTTGAATTTAGCATGAAATATTTTGGATTCATGAAAGGTTTTAGGTGGAACTGTAATCGGTGATCTACGAATTGCAACCCCCACCAAAAAACCACGGCATATTTTAAATGAAACTTTGTTCTTGAACTCGGACTATCAAAATCTTACACTGCATTGTCTCCGTACGATTTATGAACATTGATATATTCAGAACTGTATTCTGACCCGTACACCGAATTAGATAAATCCAATTATGTGCTAATAACATCCAAGTAAGATGGCTGTAACATTCCTTGCTTAATTTGAATTGATATATTGGGCTTGTTGGAATAGTAAGTGGCTAACCTTGCTCATGAAACCAACCCATGTTAAAAGATCATTTATGACAATTGAAATTTTGCATAAAGAAAGTGGTGAGAATGAAACTCACTTTAGAAGAAACTTGGAAAGAACTAATTGAGCATCCTTATTTACCATAAAACTATTTTTTCAAGACAAGTTAAATTAAATATTATAATATGATATAATTTATAAATTGTTTGctttgaaattttgtttgggACCCTAAGGAAGCCGTACTGTAGAGCCATGTAATACTCACGTCAAGTAATTCTTACTAAGTTACTAGAGGTCTTGCTTCCTGGTTGAATTATTTGATTGGCTGGGACATTTTTAAAGAAACTAATCTTCAGAAAATGACCCATAAGAGCGATCAGATCTTCAGAAATTGATCGATTAGTACCTAAATGCTAATTCGCATGAATAGACCTGATCAAAGTAATTATCTTGGCCCACAAGAATGTGAATTCAGACAAATCTGCGTTGGTTTGCTTGTTTTTCTCCTGCTCTAGTTTCATGTGGCTTCACCTTGCATGATTCTCCTGCAGTGGAGAAAATGTGTGTGATActctctcatttattattttagtatttttgcatcttcaacctaagCGCAGTTTGAAGGTGTCCCAGCAGAAGCAGTTTTTTTTTGCAATTGCAGTATCTGCACATCATCTACTGTGGGTAGAATTTCTGACTGATTTGTTCTCTTCAGTCTCTACATTTTAATTAAatgctttaaaaaataaatttttattcagGACTCTATGTAGTACTGGAATTGTCGAGGCATTGAAAAAACAGGGGGAAAAACCTCATACAATGTTAGCCGAATGGTTGAAATAGGCTCCCAAATTTGACATATCATCTATTCAGATCATTCCTAGTCCATCCAACATCAGATCGACCAAGCGAGTAGTCAACTGGGCAAAATTAACCACTTCAGGTGGCCAAAAATTCCGATTCATGTCTCATTTGTCTTGTCTGTGTTTGTTGTCAGGTTAGATTTATGGGCCAGCTGCTATAATTGATTGTCTTATTATACCTAGTATGCTGTTGTTTGCACCTGAGTCTTTCGTTTATTTGTTTTTTGCATTGCTACTGTAGACCGAGGATGTCCTTCCAGGCTTGGAAGATCAAGGAGTTCGTCAGTTGTTTCCGAAAGGACCTAATATAGGTATGTTTCTGTCTACCAAGACGTTGTGTTTCAACCAGCTCCTTACTGAGAAAAAGCATAAATTGTTGTGGTCATTCCACTGATCATCAATTTGATTCTATATGGTCCTTCCAATATTCTCCACATACGTGAATTTCATAATCCTTCCTAGTAGTTTTTGTATAATCTGTATGATTACTTATCCATCCTACAGTTTTTTGTACATAGGCAACACTTTTAGTATTATCGAGTACTATAGCATTTTCAGAGAACTCTTTGGGGTAGTTAGGTAACGATGTGGTCACATGTCTTTCTGGTTGTGTAACTAATACACGtgaattttactttattttcctTACTAATAATTCTGCAAAACTCATTTTGCCAAATATACATGTTCATAAATAAAGACATATTTCTGAGTTTATTACCTTAATGTTTGATATGCATTGCGGAATCCTTTGTTCTTTTAAGATATCTGCTGGGTGCTAGCATGTCTATGACATGAATGTTACAAAAATGATGTTACTTGCAGCTATGCCCGATTAAAtgtgaagagggaaaaatggCCAAGATTGGAGAGGGGGGGGGTCTTTTAATATGCCTTGCAGAGTCTTTGTGTTTTCTTGTACCATTATACTGGAGGGAGAGGAAAACATCCTTTCTAAAAGTCTGGCGGTTTCATGGGCCCTGGAGTTCCACTTGTTTCACATTGCTGTTGTAGTATCCAGTCCAGCCAATCCTTGAGTTTTCATTCTCATGGAAGTTCCTAGTATGTTTCTCTGCGTAGGAGAATGCAGAGGGTATATTTTATGGGTCACTGTCATAGCAATCCTAAGAAAGGCAGTCATGCACTATCAAAGAATGAAGTTAGATTTGAGTTTCCCAACACTCGAGGTATTTTAATTTTGAGAGTTGGGTAATTTTAGTGGTCATATGGAGGGTTATTTTGTAGTAAAAAAATCTAATAACTGCTTGGGTGACTTTATGAGACATTACTTTCTATTTCTTAAGTCTAATGATTGAAACAATAAGTTGCAGTAATGGGTGACAATAGACAACATTAGGAAATGGTTTAAAGAATTTGAAAGATTTTTAGTGCTTAGGCTTTTAGTAAGAAAGTTTGGAAGGTCTGAGAGGTGTCTATTTTGTTTTAAGAGGGAGCCAACATTTTTTTGGGAACTAATAACTTTAGGAGTTATTTTGAGTCCTAACTTTTAGACAGTCAGGTCTTAAATGAAGTTTTATTAAGTTTACTAATAGATTGTAGTTGTGAATCAGACCCTATTATTGATTTGGGTCCAAGTTTAAGCCTCTATTAATGGGGCCATCAACCTAGTGACCAGGATTTTTTTGGCATCAACTTAGGTTTGTAATGCATAGTTGTCTAGGcaacgcctaggcgtccaggcaccttTGTGACACCTTAAAttctggtgtcgccttggtcgccttgttggtgtcgactTGGTTTCTGACCCCCTCACTCGCCTTGGTTCGCCTTGgcgccttgacaattatgttGTACTGTAGATAAATTACATAAATtagcttattttattagaaataagcctTTGGTTGAGTTCTGTATTTGTTTGGCCTTGGTCCAAAGTAGATATACGGGATTTACATTGTTACTTTAGTTTGAGtgttttatttcttcaagtaaTTGCTATTTCCTTGGTTGTTAAAGATAGGATAGTCTTGTATGAATAAAACTTCTATTCCTACTTAGGATATAGTTTTAATTATGTGGGACACCTATTCTAATTAATTAAGATAGGTTTTTGGTTATAAGGGACATCTACTCCTATTATGGATAGAGTTTCCTATTTCAAGTACACTTTCTTTTCCTACGTAAATAcacttttagtttctatttaaagAATGTAAGGCCATAGAGGCATAGAGCCCCCTATGGATCTTGTTATTGAATGAATATggcttttgctgctcttttcTGTGGGACTCAACTATTCTATTGGTGAGACTCCAATACGCTGGTGGGACTCCAGTATGGCCAGGTCTATTCTTCTAATCTCCTCCTTCATTGTTCAATTCCTACAACAGGTCTGTTCTTATTTAAGTTCTTGCATATAATATAATTATGGAAATGTCAGTATCTTCCTTATTGTTTCTGGTAGTTTATTTCTGATCTCACATTCTACTGTGGGTGAAACGGGGCTGGGTTGGGCCCTTTTAAACCCAGCctaaccctgagtcctcttagctcagccCAGCCCTGATCAAAGGctagccctgattgaccctattttttgttttgtcatTTGTGTCCTtataaaaaaagggtgtacctagtgcacgaggctcccgccattgcggggtctggggagggtcataatgtatgcagccttacccctgttttcagaGAGGCTGATTTTTTGTAGTCCATTTTTGTCCTTATATgcactaaaaataaaaaaaataaaaaaagattgaGACATCATCAACATCCATCATTCTTAAAAGTAAGCTTTAAGGCTTAATACCTTAAACGTAACATGTAGTAATTAATATATAGTTAAACCTAACCTGGCCCAGCCCGgccttgtatatatattatgtaatatGTATGTTATATCATATACATTATTTACTTGttgtaatatatattatatattgtaatatttatatatatatatatatatatatattttaatctatatgcattatatatatatatatatatatgcattataaaatattatatatataatatttagggtcaattagggctgggtttgggtttaggttaaggctcctagggttgggctagggtttagggtaagCCTGGcctgttgacacccctaaatcgGATGCCTACCCTAGTATTGATTTTAGCTCTCCTCTTGATGTTCTTCAAGGTTCTTCATCCTTTGTTGTTCCTCCCAAGGTCTGTGGCTGTGTATTCTTTACAAAGAAGCATCATGCTCATGGGAAACTTGATCCTTGGGGGGCTCTAGtatatttttcttggttattcagCTACCCAAAAGggctacaagtgttatcatcctccaTTTCGTCGTCTTTTTGTATacatggatgtggtttttcacGAGTCTGTGTATCAACCTTCGACAtttcttcagggggagaatccTACTTTTGTTGAAGATGTTGAAGATGTACCACTAGTTGTGACCATGGATAGCCCACCTTCTATGGATGACACCTCTATTGACGATGTTGATACTCAGGTtcaggcatagttgtcaaggtgtcgcttaggcgtccaggcgccttggccGCCTAGGCGGGCGTcttggacgccttgttcgcttagttggtgtcgccttgaattttgaccctctccaccgccttgggtcgcctaaccgccgtgacaactatgggttcAGGGGGAGATAGTTCGGCCAGAATTACTGGTGTATACTCGCTCTTGGAAACAACAGATAGACACCGCCTCTTCCCAGCCAACCGGTGCCCTCTGATTCTGGACCGACTTCTTCTCCATTTGGTAATCCTTCACCTTCTAGTGCCTTTGATCCTTCTCTTGACTTAATTATCCATTGCTGTCTGAAAAGGAAAGCGAACTTGTACTCAACACCCTATATCTCAGGTTGTTTTGTACGattcactttcttcttcctatcgtgcctttgtGTCTTCGTTGTCTTTTGTCTCTATTCCATAGAATTAGCAAGAGGCAATTGTGTATCCACGATGGAAAGAGGCCATGGTTGAAGAGATGCAAGCTCTATGAAAGAATTACACTTGGGATTTGGTAAGCCTTCCTTCAGGGAATAAACCTGTGAGTTATAAGCACAGTACAAGATCTCGGTCTCGTGAAGTCTCGAGACAAGACGGTAGGCAATATAGGAAGTGCTAGATCTTAGTCGAGATCTCGTGGTATATCTTGATCTCGACCAAACTAAACTATAAAGAAGGCACCTACTCGGCGAGATTTTGACATTAACTCGAAATCTTGCCTCTCTCAATCTACTGTGAAGGAAAAAACTTGGAGGTGAgggttttggtgcttttttgttgggcaaatctcacctcaactgaagattaaagcttggagattcaagattgaagctttAACATCAAGAGATGGAGctgcattgcatctcaagaacatCATAATACGTCATGGCTAGCGTTTGTGATTCAATCAGAGTAGTGCTTGattcgacaacaacaacaacgtgGTCGTATTGATGATCCGGCCCGACACTCATTACAGTATTAGCTACTCTCAAATGGTAGGACTTGTTACACACTATGCTTGAATTTGTTTAATCTACGTTTCTTttcaagtttctaacaattattaacaaaccatcaaaccatcaccatgtatgattatgaatatgatgcctgATACTTAAATGGttggtttgatgttttttaattcctgatgattaattaagttgttttacacctctgCTTTAATTatgtgttctaaatattgtgtggaatagcctagggtagagtTCATGTATGCCATAGACTACCagcctagggtccgaagtcaaaatatcattttgagtttgattttgtaaaaaactaatgtttccattgtaTTTAGAAGGCTTAAAATAGGGTGAATGTCAAGTTTTAGGACCTATCTTGGCTATATGGCCACCGAAAGCCACCACCAAGTCAAGATGGGagaaaatacaccaactcgccAATATCTTGGCAGAACTCAGTTTCATGGCCTAGCAAAACTAAGGGCAAAACCAAGACCTAAAACCTTGATTGTAAGTGGGTATTTGCGGTGAAGCAACAGATGTACGTCATGGTGGACCGATATAAATCAAGGCTGGTTGCTTGTGGTTTCACCTAGACATATGGGATCGCCTATGAAAAAACTTTTGCGCCCGTTGCAAAAATGAACACTATTCTGGTTATACTTTCCTGTGGAGTCAACTTAGGATGGACTATGCAACAACTAGATGTCAAGAAcacatttcttcatggggagcttgaggaagaagtatatatggaggCCCCTCTGGGTTTTTCTTGCTCCAAAACTCAAGGAAAAGTCTGCAAGTTGAAGCGTGCACAATATGGCCTGAAACAATCATCTTGCTTGGTTTGGTAGATTTCATAAGgcaatggtgacatttggctaCAAACAGAGTACTGTTGACcatactttgtttatcaagCACTTGGGTGAGAAGCTTACTCTTCTTAGTGTATGTTAATGACATTGTTGTCACTGAAAATGACAATGATGAAATCTCCCGTTTGAAGGCATACTTGGAAAAAGAATTCAAGGACTTGGGTCAGTTACAATATTTTCTTGGCATAGAAGTGGCCAGATCTACTCAAggtatctttctttctcattggAATTATATTGACCTTCTCTCTGAAACAGGGATGCTAGGTTGTCGGCCATTTGAGACTCCTATGAAGCTAATGGTCATCTCTTGAGTGAGGATGGTGAACCACTTGATCGGGGACGatatcagaggttagttggcaGACTCATTTATCTTTCCCATACTCAGCCTGGCATTGTCTATGCTGTGAGTCTACTTAGCTAGTATATGCATGACCGTTACTCCACGCACTTGGAAGCTGTGTTTCGCGTCCTGCgctatttgaagtctgctccaggctAAGGGGTGTTGTTTTCTTCCCATAACCATCTGTGTCGAAGCCTTTACTGATGTAGATTGGGCAGGTTCTCCTGATGACCGTTGGTCAACTGTTGGTTATGGAACCTTTGTAGGTGGTaaccttgttacatggcgtagcaagaagcaggcCGTAGTTGCtcgatccagtgctgaagcgGAATTTCGTGCTATTGGCTcatggtatttgtgagttgATATGGCTCAGGAGGCTTCTACAAGACTTAGGTGTTTGTGTTCCGTTGCCCGTGCGATTGTATTGTGACAGTAAATCAGCCATCcacattgctcacaatccagttcaTCAATGATAGTACAAAGCTTGTGGAGATTGACCGCCACTTTATTAAAGTAAAAATTAGATAGTTGATTTATCTGTGTTCCTTCTGTTACATCTGGGAACCAATTAGTCGATGTTTTTACTAAGGGTTTAAGTAGTTTCATCCAATTGTGAGCAAGTTGGGCAtacatgatatatatgcaccaacttgagggggagtcttgTAATTtgggtataagggtagttttgtCCATAGGGATATTTCTGTACTTATACTCTCTTGTATTAGTGTATTACTCATTATAATAAAGGCTGGCTTATGTCATATTGACAAGCCAATAATTCCATCAATCAACAATAATTTTGGGAAATAATTGATGGGTTGtctattcattattttttatgaaaggaCAGGTGGGCTTTATCATTATGACACTTATGCACAGTGAGGCATCACTATGACCCGTGGTTATTGGTGAGTATGGCAAGGTATAAAGGTTAAAAGTTAaaaggagggggaaaaaaacacaGATGCCATCACTTATGATTCCTCCTTCCCcgcttctccctcttctctttaTAGCTTTCTTACACCCTCAACACTCGAGAGAACTATCAAAGTTGAGAGATCGCTTTCATATgcaaaagccttggcatcccgagtagggctgtaaacggatcggattcggctcggatagtgctatatttgcatccgcatccgcatccgattagctataggatggattcagatggtgctaaacggatacggacacagatacagatcggatattttatccgtttacatgtaaatatagcttttcggatagctacagcctatccatatccgcatctgtttagctttcggacggatccggatagtgctaaacggatgcggacacggatacggaaacggatttcggctattcgtTTACACCCCTATCCCGAGTACCCAAAGGTCTATTTGGCATTCATCCTTTACTCGATAGGCATGACCATTTGTTTGGTAGAGTCCTTCACCATCCTTTACCATTTATTTTAAGTCTAAGCAGAAAACCAGTATCCTTTGCCATTTATGTTAAGTCTAAGAAGAAAAACAGGATTTGAGTAAGAGAGCCATTAGTGTTTGCTCCTCATGCAACCAAAATAAGAATGCCATGAAACTCTGTGCACCAAAACCCACACGTTCATTATTTATCTGTACAATTGAATGGGGATCCTAAGTTTTGGGATTTGCATCTTTCGTTTCCTTCATTCTGTTGTGCCTCTCTTCACCGTGAGATTTGATTCCTTAATTTATGAGTGAATCTTCATTCATCTAAAACTGATTCTCATACTTGGTGAATCCCTATCTTCCCAGATGACTAGAATGCCCTTTGCGAATAAAAAACTTGGGTTGCCGAAATAACCCAGGGGAAGACAGTTGGAAGTTAAAGACAGCAAGGGAACAAGGGAAAGATGAAGGTaggaggttgaagaaggagaacaagaagaagagaagaaaagaacaagagaaaatGGTGCAATGTTGTGTATTGGAGAATGGTCTCCAGCACACCTATATGACTTCACTAATGAGATAGAATAAATTACATAAACCTCCCTAGGgtggtaaaaggaaaaaaaaaagagagttataATATGAGGAAACTAGTTAGCTAACTAGTACTTAAACTACCCTTACAACAGATAAACTCTAACAAAGACCTAGGCACCAGCCTTGAACTACACTGTCGCACAAAAATTGATGGGACCTAGAGCTCCAAGTAGGGCCCATTTTCAGTGGATGACTTGGTTCTCCCAGTTCTTGGAGATGCTCTGCTCAGCCGTGAGTCCTGCTGTCCTAGCTGTAGGCATTGGGAATTCGCCAGATTTTCCAGTCAGGCAGGTCGGAGGCTCATGAAAGAAGAGTCCCACCTCCTAAGTACATGAGGTGGATAAAGGGGCTGCTGGATGATATGGACTGTGGCACCACTGTCTTCCTGATGGTCCTCTCTTTGCCCAGAAAGCTCTGAGGTGGATGAGGCGAGCTTCACTGCCTTTTCAGACGCAGCTACAGTTCAAATGCATGGTCACACAAGGTTGAAGATGAGCCATAATTTTACTTGAGTTCCTCCTTCCCACACTAGTCCACTTCATCGCACTGTGGGCAGGAGAAAAATAGATAGATGTGGTACTTGAGTGCAAAGATTCTTACAACATAATGGACACACCTAGTACTGCTGCCACACTACTCTAGTATTATTGGTCAACACAATGTACAAAATCAAAATAACTACTACCCACCCATATAAACATATACATGAATAATTTGGTCTCTTTATATTGtacttaattattttaaatattttgagGGAAAAGGCTGGATATGCTAACGGTATGCCGTGTGCTAGCATCCTATGTGTcaatctctcttcctccctttgaggggtAAGGGAATCATTTGAAAGGGTggaagagatagagagacacatagggtgctagcatacggtATACCACTAGCATACCTATCCCTCTCCTTTATTTTAAATCATGCTAAACTGGACATAATGTGTAAAGGGAATGCAAATAATATAAATGTATGTGCATGACAATAAGTATGGCTTTGAGTAGACGTGCATATCTTAGGACTGCTAACAAGTATGGTtctgaatagagctgattggcgacagaggatccatgtagccgaccccatttagatgCAAATAATTCGATCCTTgagaaattaataaaattatttatatcatatgatttgattttgaatatttggaAATAAACATTCTATGCGTTGAGTCCCCAAATCCTATTTTTGGGGCTTTTCCTAGTCTGACACCTCATTTCCAGGTTAGATTCTTACATTCACACCAATATTCATGTGAAATATCTTCTCTACACTTCATGGCACTTATAATTTTCCTTTGCTGATATGATGACATACGAAGGAACACGGAACTTTAAAATTTAAGTTCCAAATATGTTTTAAGTCTATAATTAGAGTTCACCATTGCTGACATTGCTTTGTACAAAGTACAATATCTTTTTGACAATGTTTGACGGACCTGTTGACTGTGATCATCTCAATGAAAATCTGAATATCATACTTCTTGATAACTATAAACTTCATTGTCAAAAGTGCAGATTTCGAGAAGGAACTGAAATCTCTAAATAGAGAACTTCAGCTACACCTTTTGGAGCTTGCAGATGTACTTGTTGAAAGGCCTTCACAATATGCAAGGAGAGTGGAGGATGTATCTCTTATATTTAAGAACTTACACCATCTCCTCAATTCATTGCATCCTCACCAGGTAGAATAATTGGCTTGATATATTATAGTTTCGGTCTTTTTGCCCATATATATACCTAATTTGTTCTTTACTCTTCTCAGGCCAGAGCAACACTAATTCACATACTAGAACTTCAGATACAACGTCGTAAACAAGCCGTGGAAGATATAAAAAGGTACTTGATCCTCAAATTTTCATTTGGAGTATATAGTCATTTCAGTCCCACTGTGGTAATCCCATTATAGTTTTTAATTTTGAGCTTCATGCTGTTAGTACTGGTTGATGTTCTTGGTGGAGGATCCCGATCTTGAGACCTTTCAAAAGATTTGCTtggaatgattttttttttttccgagcATCAAAAGTCAAATTAGGGGGTTTTCTCCTACAATTTATGTGGGTATTTTGTAGCCATAAACAATTGTTCCATCTTGTTCCAAGTTCTCTGAGAGCACTTAGATGTATTTGTTCTTGAAACTACTACTAATACATATATTCGTGTTG
It includes:
- the LOC122647355 gene encoding mediator of RNA polymerase II transcription subunit 7a-like, whose product is MQKMAATATYPPPPPFYKLYKDYLQDPKSAPEPPPPIQGTYVLFGGNYATEDVLPGLEDQGVRQLFPKGPNIDFEKELKSLNRELQLHLLELADVLVERPSQYARRVEDVSLIFKNLHHLLNSLHPHQARATLIHILELQIQRRKQAVEDIKRRREEAQRLLKEALATLDGY